One Chitinophaga sp. H8 DNA window includes the following coding sequences:
- a CDS encoding DUF4382 domain-containing protein, with product MKPTMKHVLPGLFVLAGALFFSSCTNDDTNSMIGKSRLQVALTDDPGDFRAVYIDVQDVNISYTEDDDNGWLPLPGIKKGMYNLLTLVNDKDTVLADATINSGTIKEIRLVLGDNNWVVTNRGDSVKLQTPSGQSSGVKLKINMPVTDGILYKLLLDFDVAKSIHEAGNSGKYMLHPVIRTILAAQGGTIQGAVWPDSVKTAIIVLNGADTVASTYTGAGGAYTIKGVNAATYALHYLPTDTTYNAAIKDGITVNVGSVTTVDTLRLQKK from the coding sequence ATGAAACCTACAATGAAACATGTTTTGCCAGGCCTATTCGTGCTTGCAGGCGCCTTGTTTTTTTCATCCTGCACAAATGATGATACCAATAGCATGATCGGGAAATCCCGCTTACAGGTAGCCCTTACAGATGATCCTGGCGATTTCAGGGCTGTTTATATCGACGTTCAGGATGTGAACATCAGCTACACCGAAGATGATGATAACGGCTGGCTGCCTTTACCCGGCATCAAAAAGGGCATGTACAATTTATTGACATTGGTAAATGATAAAGATACCGTGCTGGCTGATGCCACTATCAATAGCGGTACTATTAAAGAGATCCGCCTGGTATTGGGAGATAATAACTGGGTAGTAACCAACCGGGGCGACTCTGTTAAGTTACAAACGCCCAGTGGCCAATCCTCCGGGGTGAAACTGAAAATAAACATGCCGGTTACAGATGGTATCCTGTATAAATTATTATTGGATTTTGATGTAGCAAAGTCCATTCATGAAGCCGGTAATAGCGGTAAATACATGTTGCACCCTGTAATCCGTACTATTCTGGCGGCTCAGGGAGGTACAATCCAGGGAGCTGTATGGCCCGATAGTGTGAAAACTGCTATTATTGTCCTGAATGGGGCTGATACGGTAGCCAGTACCTACACCGGCGCGGGTGGGGCGTATACTATAAAAGGCGTAAATGCCGCCACTTACGCGTTGCATTACCTGCCTACAGATACCACATACAATGCCGCCATTAAAGATGGTATTACCGTAAATGTAGGCAGTGTGACTACAGTAGACACCTTACGGTTACAAAAGAAATAA
- the kdsA gene encoding 3-deoxy-8-phosphooctulonate synthase: MKHLKSLFKDQYNPDNFFLIAGPCVVEDEALLVKVAEKVSAICKRLAIPYIFKASYRKANRTSIHSFTGVGDVEGLDLLQKMGQQFNLPVTTDIHSAAEAAMAAAYVDVLQIPAFLCRQTDILLAAAETGKVVNVKKGQFVSGEAMKFAVEKVKGAGNDKVMLTERGTTFGYQDLVVDYRNIPIMRHHGVPVIMDCTHSLQQPNQSSGVTGGNPQMISTIAKAAIATGADGLFIETHPDPANAKSDGANMLHLDHLEALLEQLVKIRQVIKA; this comes from the coding sequence ATGAAACATTTAAAGTCATTGTTCAAGGACCAATATAATCCCGATAACTTTTTTCTGATTGCAGGTCCGTGTGTAGTAGAAGATGAAGCCTTACTGGTAAAAGTAGCAGAGAAAGTATCTGCTATCTGCAAGAGACTGGCCATCCCATATATTTTTAAAGCGTCTTACCGCAAAGCTAACCGTACCAGCATCCACTCGTTTACAGGGGTGGGAGATGTAGAAGGACTGGACCTGTTACAGAAAATGGGCCAGCAGTTTAACCTGCCGGTCACCACAGATATACATTCTGCTGCCGAGGCCGCGATGGCTGCTGCTTATGTGGATGTATTACAGATTCCTGCCTTTTTATGCAGGCAAACGGATATCCTGCTGGCTGCCGCAGAAACCGGTAAAGTAGTGAATGTAAAAAAGGGCCAGTTTGTAAGTGGGGAAGCCATGAAATTTGCGGTAGAAAAAGTAAAGGGTGCAGGCAATGATAAAGTGATGCTGACAGAACGTGGAACTACTTTTGGCTATCAGGATCTGGTAGTGGATTACCGTAATATTCCTATCATGCGGCACCACGGGGTACCTGTGATCATGGATTGTACCCATTCCCTGCAACAGCCTAACCAAAGCAGTGGTGTTACCGGCGGCAATCCGCAGATGATCAGTACCATTGCTAAAGCAGCTATTGCAACTGGCGCTGATGGTTTATTTATCGAAACACACCCTGACCCTGCCAATGCCAAATCTGATGGTGCCAATATGCTCCACCTGGATCACCTGGAAGCGCTGTTGGAACAGCTGGTAAAAATCAGGCAGGTGATTAAGGCTTAA
- a CDS encoding NAD-dependent epimerase/dehydratase family protein has translation MKKDKILVIGACGQIGVELTLALRKMYGDANVLASDLREEHELLKGTGPYVSLDVMNKEMLHVLVIRHNITQIYLLAAILSATGEKNPLLAWHINMQSLLNVLDIAKEESLDRVYWPSSIAVFGATSPKENTPQHTVIEPTTIYGISKFAGERWCEYYHHRYGVDVRSLRYPGLISYKSAPGGGTTDYAIEIFHEALEEKKYKCFLKEDTYLPMMYMPDAIRATIELMESDASKITVRSSYNLAAMSFSPKEIAAEIRQHIPAFEISYEPDYRQEIADGWPESINDELARNDWHWKPEYDLTKMTTDMLNNLKK, from the coding sequence ATGAAGAAAGATAAGATATTGGTCATAGGTGCCTGTGGACAAATAGGAGTGGAGTTGACGCTGGCGTTAAGGAAAATGTATGGAGATGCCAACGTACTGGCGTCTGATTTGCGGGAAGAACATGAACTGCTGAAAGGTACCGGACCTTATGTATCGCTGGATGTGATGAATAAGGAGATGTTGCACGTGCTGGTGATCCGGCACAATATTACCCAGATTTATTTATTGGCAGCGATCTTATCTGCTACCGGTGAAAAGAACCCATTACTGGCCTGGCACATCAATATGCAGAGCTTGTTGAATGTGCTGGATATTGCGAAGGAAGAAAGCCTTGACAGAGTATACTGGCCCAGCTCCATCGCTGTATTTGGTGCTACCTCCCCCAAAGAAAATACACCACAGCATACCGTGATCGAGCCTACCACCATTTATGGTATCAGCAAATTTGCAGGAGAGCGCTGGTGCGAATATTATCATCACCGCTATGGAGTAGATGTAAGGAGTTTACGTTATCCTGGTCTGATCAGCTATAAATCAGCTCCTGGTGGTGGTACTACGGATTATGCAATTGAAATATTTCATGAAGCGCTGGAAGAAAAGAAATACAAATGCTTTTTGAAAGAAGATACCTACCTGCCTATGATGTATATGCCGGATGCTATCCGGGCTACTATAGAATTAATGGAATCTGATGCCTCAAAAATAACGGTACGTTCCAGTTATAACCTTGCTGCCATGAGCTTTTCCCCCAAAGAAATAGCAGCAGAAATCAGGCAGCATATCCCCGCGTTTGAGATCAGCTATGAACCGGATTACCGGCAGGAGATTGCAGATGGCTGGCCTGAAAGTATTAATGATGAACTAGCGCGTAATGACTGGCACTGGAAGCCGGAATATGATCTGACTAAAATGACTACAGATATGTTAAACAATCTGAAAAAATAA